One segment of Deinococcus sp. Leaf326 DNA contains the following:
- a CDS encoding beta-ketoacyl-ACP synthase III gives MTAPGPAPVSSAPAVGILAVGGYAPAQVVPNAHYAARLETTDEWIRSRSGIRERRHAAPEETASVLGGRAVGDLLTRFPGALEGVDLVICATSSPDAMFPSTAALIAGAAGLRGAAAFDVSVACSGFVYALSVAHAMVVAGTARRALVVGAEVMSRVVDQDDRSTAILFGDGAGAVVVGPVPVGYGVQAFALGADSNGGPSLFLRGAADTLPGGTAMGPHLTQNGREVFKFAVRIMGDMTEEVTRRAGLAVSDIDVFVPHQANVRIIESALERFGLPLERAVVNLDRYGNTSAASIPLALAEAQAQGRMKDGAQVVLAGFGGGLSWGAAALRWWDGGRRGGHTGE, from the coding sequence GTGACTGCGCCCGGCCCCGCCCCCGTTTCCTCCGCGCCCGCTGTGGGCATCCTGGCCGTTGGGGGGTACGCCCCCGCGCAGGTGGTCCCGAACGCCCACTACGCCGCGCGGCTGGAGACCACCGACGAGTGGATCCGTAGCCGCAGCGGCATCCGCGAGCGCCGCCACGCCGCGCCCGAAGAGACGGCGAGTGTGCTGGGCGGCCGGGCTGTGGGGGACCTCCTGACCCGCTTTCCCGGCGCGCTGGAAGGCGTGGACCTCGTGATCTGCGCGACGAGCAGTCCCGATGCCATGTTTCCCTCGACGGCCGCATTGATCGCGGGCGCGGCGGGCCTGCGGGGCGCGGCGGCCTTCGACGTGAGCGTGGCGTGCAGCGGGTTCGTGTACGCCCTGAGCGTGGCGCACGCCATGGTCGTGGCCGGCACCGCCCGGCGCGCGCTGGTGGTCGGTGCCGAGGTCATGAGCCGCGTGGTGGACCAGGACGACCGCAGCACCGCGATCCTGTTCGGGGACGGTGCGGGGGCGGTCGTGGTCGGACCGGTACCGGTGGGCTACGGCGTGCAGGCCTTCGCGCTGGGGGCCGACAGCAACGGCGGCCCCAGCCTGTTCCTGCGCGGCGCGGCCGACACCTTGCCGGGCGGCACGGCGATGGGGCCGCACCTCACCCAGAACGGCCGGGAGGTCTTCAAGTTCGCGGTGAGGATCATGGGCGACATGACCGAAGAGGTGACCCGCCGCGCGGGCCTGGCGGTGAGCGACATCGACGTGTTCGTGCCGCACCAGGCCAACGTGCGCATCATCGAATCGGCGCTGGAGCGCTTCGGGCTGCCGCTGGAGCGCGCAGTAGTCAATCTCGACCGCTACGGCAACACGAGCGCGGCGAGCATTCCCCTCGCGCTGGCCGAGGCGCAGGCGCAGGGCCGGATGAAGGACGGGGCCCAGGTGGTCCTCGCGGGGTTCGGCGGGGGGCTGAGCTGGGGCGCGGCGGCGCTGCGCTGGTGGGACGGCGGGCGGCGTGGGGGCCACACCGGGGAGTGA
- a CDS encoding beta-ketoacyl-ACP synthase III, with amino-acid sequence MKAIGIVAMGIYVPPKVVTNADFEARMDTNAEWIESRTGIRERRHAEPGVYTSDIGVGAVRDLLRRDPDALKDVDTVICATATPDALFPSTAALVAGQVGLTGAGAFDLLAACSGFVYGLSMAQGLILAGTARRVLVIGAEVLTTIVDQEDRNTAILFGDGGGCAVVGEVPDGYGFQDFVLGADSAGGPALYQRCIAPTLPGGAPMGEKAGMNGREVFKFAVRVLGDSGNQVLKKSGLTPADVDWVIPHQANLRIIEAAVQRFGIPMSKTVVNLHRYGNTSSATVALALREAVDDGRVQDGQQLLLVAFGGGLSWVAATMKWWGGGRSLGALAAPQEAHA; translated from the coding sequence GTGAAAGCAATTGGCATCGTGGCCATGGGAATATACGTGCCGCCGAAGGTCGTCACCAACGCCGACTTCGAGGCCCGCATGGACACCAACGCCGAGTGGATCGAGTCGCGCACCGGCATCCGGGAGCGGCGGCACGCCGAGCCGGGGGTCTATACCTCGGACATCGGGGTGGGGGCCGTGCGCGACCTGCTGCGCCGCGACCCCGACGCTCTCAAGGACGTGGATACGGTCATCTGCGCGACTGCGACCCCAGACGCCCTGTTTCCCAGCACGGCGGCGCTCGTCGCCGGTCAGGTGGGGCTGACGGGCGCGGGGGCCTTCGACCTCCTCGCGGCGTGCAGCGGCTTCGTGTACGGTCTGAGCATGGCGCAGGGCCTGATCCTGGCCGGCACCGCGCGGCGGGTGCTGGTCATCGGGGCGGAGGTGCTGACCACCATCGTGGATCAGGAGGACCGCAACACCGCGATCCTGTTCGGCGACGGCGGCGGCTGCGCGGTCGTGGGCGAGGTGCCGGACGGGTACGGTTTCCAGGATTTCGTGCTGGGCGCCGACAGCGCGGGCGGGCCCGCCCTGTACCAGCGCTGCATCGCGCCCACGCTGCCGGGCGGCGCGCCGATGGGCGAGAAGGCGGGCATGAACGGCCGCGAGGTCTTCAAGTTCGCGGTGCGGGTGCTGGGCGACAGCGGCAACCAGGTCTTGAAGAAGTCGGGACTGACCCCCGCCGACGTGGACTGGGTCATTCCGCATCAGGCGAACCTGCGGATCATCGAGGCGGCCGTGCAGCGCTTCGGCATTCCCATGAGCAAGACGGTCGTGAACCTGCACCGCTACGGCAACACGTCGAGCGCCACCGTGGCCCTCGCGCTGCGCGAGGCGGTAGACGACGGCCGCGTGCAGGACGGCCAGCAGCTGCTGCTCGTCGCGTTCGGCGGCGGCCTGAGCTGGGTCGCGGCCACGATGAAATGGTGGGGTGGGGGCCGCTCGCTCGGCGCGCTCGCGGCCCCGCAGGAGGCACACGCATGA
- the fabD gene encoding ACP S-malonyltransferase: MKIAALFPGQGSHAVGMGVDLAAAFPEAAAVYTQAETTLPGLRALIESGPLEDLTLTTNQQPALVAASVAAYRAWQAQTGLKPDYAAGHSLGEYSALVAASVLDLSAALRLTRLRGELMQAAVPVGTGAMSAVMGDPETVREVCAALEGVQPANFNAPTQTVISGEKAAVEVAGAELKARGLKIIPLKVSAPFHCALMERAAEGLTPALEAAPYGPYAFPVVANVTAEAGADPARTAELLRAQITGSVRWVESVQALAALGVDTFVEFGPAAVLTGLVKRILPDARTLNVGTAQQVRDFTL; this comes from the coding sequence ATGAAGATCGCCGCTCTTTTTCCGGGCCAGGGGTCGCACGCCGTGGGCATGGGCGTGGACCTCGCCGCCGCCTTTCCCGAAGCCGCCGCCGTCTACACGCAGGCCGAGACCACACTGCCGGGCCTGCGCGCCCTGATCGAGTCCGGCCCGCTGGAGGACCTGACCCTCACAACCAACCAGCAGCCCGCATTGGTCGCGGCGTCGGTGGCGGCCTACCGCGCGTGGCAGGCGCAGACCGGTCTGAAGCCCGACTACGCCGCCGGGCACTCGCTGGGCGAGTATTCGGCCCTGGTGGCGGCGAGCGTCCTGGACCTGTCGGCGGCCCTGCGGCTCACGCGCCTGCGCGGCGAGCTCATGCAGGCGGCCGTGCCGGTGGGCACCGGGGCCATGAGCGCCGTGATGGGCGACCCGGAGACCGTGCGCGAGGTCTGCGCGGCCCTGGAGGGTGTACAGCCCGCCAACTTCAACGCGCCGACCCAGACCGTCATCTCGGGTGAGAAGGCGGCGGTCGAGGTGGCGGGCGCCGAGCTGAAGGCGCGCGGGCTCAAGATCATTCCGCTGAAGGTCAGCGCGCCCTTCCACTGCGCCCTGATGGAGCGCGCGGCCGAGGGCCTGACCCCCGCGCTGGAAGCCGCGCCCTACGGCCCCTATGCTTTCCCGGTCGTGGCGAACGTGACGGCGGAGGCGGGGGCCGACCCTGCGCGGACGGCCGAACTGCTGCGCGCCCAGATCACCGGCAGCGTGCGCTGGGTCGAGTCGGTGCAGGCCCTGGCCGCGCTCGGCGTGGACACCTTCGTCGAGTTCGGCCCTGCCGCGGTCCTGACCGGCCTCGTCAAGCGCATCCTGCCGGACGCCCGCACCCTGAACGTGGGCACGGCCCAGCAGGTGCGCGACTTCACGCTGTAA